In a single window of the Arachis hypogaea cultivar Tifrunner chromosome 6, arahy.Tifrunner.gnm2.J5K5, whole genome shotgun sequence genome:
- the LOC112696106 gene encoding protein PHOSPHATE STARVATION RESPONSE 1 isoform X1, which yields MNENKIDYCRGMIQQSQGGLFDTIQSWNMVGGGSRPPLPPQIGPAATIMSRFESPASAFYAAELCMGFAEYEHSQAQFSKMNNDNNDLEFPLYQRDKFDLSNTLQAMVNSQFNTKNQCFRSSNKIPCDNFPARKFHHQQKFFTDAMASPFPNKGNQDNIQVSFNSYQDRSSSPSSGGSVSANSASNGVTISSKTRIRWTQDLHEKFVECVNRLGGADKATPKAVLKMMDSDGLTIFHVKSHLQKYRIAKYMPDPIHNGKSDKRIHIENLQDQHLHLDMKSGIQIREALQQQLDAQKLLHEQLENQRKLQLRIEEQGRQLKKMFEEQQKATNELLSCQNIITKDDT from the exons ATGAATGAGAACAAGATTGATTATTGCAGAGGAATGATTCAACAAAGCCAAGGAGGACTATTTGATACCATACAGTCTTGGAACATGGTTGGAGGAGGATCACGGCCGCCACTGCCGCCACAAATAGGCCCTGCTGCAACCATCATGAGCCGGTTCGAGTCGCCGGCTTCTGCCTTCTATGCAGCAGAACTCTGCATGGGGTTTGCAGAATATGAACACTCTCAGGCTCAGTTCTCTAAGATGAATAACGATAATAATGATTTGGAATTCCCTTTGTATCAAAGGGACAAATTTGATCTCTCAAACACTTTGCAAGCAATGGTGAATTCTCAATTCAATACCAAAAATCAATGCTTTAGATCATCCAACAAAATCCCATGTGACAATTTTCCTGCCAGAAAGTTCCACCACCAACAGAAGTTCTTCACTGATGCCATGGCTTCACCATTTCCTAACAAAGGAAATCAAGATAATATA CAGGTGAGCTTCAATTCTTATCAAGATAGATCTTCATCACCTTCTTCAGGAGGAAGTGTATCAGCAAACTCTGCTTCTAATGGGGTAACCATATCGAGTAAGACGCGTATAAGATGGACTCAGGATCTTCATGAGAAGTTTGTTGAATGTGTGAATCGCCTTGGTGGTGCTGATA AGGCAACACCAAAGGCTGTATTGAAGATGATGGACTCAGATGGATTAACAATCTTTCATGTCAAAAGCCATTTGCAGAAATATAGAATTGCTAAGTACATGCCTGACCCAATTCATAATg GGAAATCTGACAAAAGAATCCACATAGAGAATCTTCAAGATCAACATCTTCATCTTGATATGAAGAG TGGAATTCAAATTAGAGAAGCACTTCAACAACAATTAGATGCACAAAAGCTTCTTCATGAACAACTAGAG AATCAGAGAAAGTTGCAGCTGCGAATCGAGGAACAAGGTAGGCAGTTGAAGAAAATGTTTGAAGAGCAACAAAAAGCAACGAATGAACTTTTGAGTTGTCAGAATATAATAACCAAAGATGATACATAA
- the LOC112696106 gene encoding myb family transcription factor PHL5 isoform X3, which produces MAKKERGMIQQSQGGLFDTIQSWNMVGGGSRPPLPPQIGPAATIMSRFESPASAFYAAELCMGFAEYEHSQAQFSKMNNDNNDLEFPLYQRDKFDLSNTLQAMVNSQFNTKNQCFRSSNKIPCDNFPARKFHHQQKFFTDAMASPFPNKGNQDNIQVSFNSYQDRSSSPSSGGSVSANSASNGVTISSKTRIRWTQDLHEKFVECVNRLGGADKATPKAVLKMMDSDGLTIFHVKSHLQKYRIAKYMPDPIHNGKSDKRIHIENLQDQHLHLDMKSGIQIREALQQQLDAQKLLHEQLENQRKLQLRIEEQGRQLKKMFEEQQKATNELLSCQNIITKDDT; this is translated from the exons ATGGCCAAAAAAGAAAG AGGAATGATTCAACAAAGCCAAGGAGGACTATTTGATACCATACAGTCTTGGAACATGGTTGGAGGAGGATCACGGCCGCCACTGCCGCCACAAATAGGCCCTGCTGCAACCATCATGAGCCGGTTCGAGTCGCCGGCTTCTGCCTTCTATGCAGCAGAACTCTGCATGGGGTTTGCAGAATATGAACACTCTCAGGCTCAGTTCTCTAAGATGAATAACGATAATAATGATTTGGAATTCCCTTTGTATCAAAGGGACAAATTTGATCTCTCAAACACTTTGCAAGCAATGGTGAATTCTCAATTCAATACCAAAAATCAATGCTTTAGATCATCCAACAAAATCCCATGTGACAATTTTCCTGCCAGAAAGTTCCACCACCAACAGAAGTTCTTCACTGATGCCATGGCTTCACCATTTCCTAACAAAGGAAATCAAGATAATATA CAGGTGAGCTTCAATTCTTATCAAGATAGATCTTCATCACCTTCTTCAGGAGGAAGTGTATCAGCAAACTCTGCTTCTAATGGGGTAACCATATCGAGTAAGACGCGTATAAGATGGACTCAGGATCTTCATGAGAAGTTTGTTGAATGTGTGAATCGCCTTGGTGGTGCTGATA AGGCAACACCAAAGGCTGTATTGAAGATGATGGACTCAGATGGATTAACAATCTTTCATGTCAAAAGCCATTTGCAGAAATATAGAATTGCTAAGTACATGCCTGACCCAATTCATAATg GGAAATCTGACAAAAGAATCCACATAGAGAATCTTCAAGATCAACATCTTCATCTTGATATGAAGAG TGGAATTCAAATTAGAGAAGCACTTCAACAACAATTAGATGCACAAAAGCTTCTTCATGAACAACTAGAG AATCAGAGAAAGTTGCAGCTGCGAATCGAGGAACAAGGTAGGCAGTTGAAGAAAATGTTTGAAGAGCAACAAAAAGCAACGAATGAACTTTTGAGTTGTCAGAATATAATAACCAAAGATGATACATAA
- the LOC112696106 gene encoding uncharacterized protein isoform X2: protein MNENKIDYCRGMIQQSQGGLFDTIQSWNMVGGGSRPPLPPQIGPAATIMSRFESPASAFYAAELCMGFAEYEHSQAQFSKMNNDNNDLEFPLYQRDKFDLSNTLQAMVNSQFNTKNQCFRSSNKIPCDNFPARKFHHQQKFFTDAMASPFPNKGNQDNIVSFNSYQDRSSSPSSGGSVSANSASNGVTISSKTRIRWTQDLHEKFVECVNRLGGADKATPKAVLKMMDSDGLTIFHVKSHLQKYRIAKYMPDPIHNGKSDKRIHIENLQDQHLHLDMKSGIQIREALQQQLDAQKLLHEQLENQRKLQLRIEEQGRQLKKMFEEQQKATNELLSCQNIITKDDT from the exons ATGAATGAGAACAAGATTGATTATTGCAGAGGAATGATTCAACAAAGCCAAGGAGGACTATTTGATACCATACAGTCTTGGAACATGGTTGGAGGAGGATCACGGCCGCCACTGCCGCCACAAATAGGCCCTGCTGCAACCATCATGAGCCGGTTCGAGTCGCCGGCTTCTGCCTTCTATGCAGCAGAACTCTGCATGGGGTTTGCAGAATATGAACACTCTCAGGCTCAGTTCTCTAAGATGAATAACGATAATAATGATTTGGAATTCCCTTTGTATCAAAGGGACAAATTTGATCTCTCAAACACTTTGCAAGCAATGGTGAATTCTCAATTCAATACCAAAAATCAATGCTTTAGATCATCCAACAAAATCCCATGTGACAATTTTCCTGCCAGAAAGTTCCACCACCAACAGAAGTTCTTCACTGATGCCATGGCTTCACCATTTCCTAACAAAGGAAATCAAGATAATATA GTGAGCTTCAATTCTTATCAAGATAGATCTTCATCACCTTCTTCAGGAGGAAGTGTATCAGCAAACTCTGCTTCTAATGGGGTAACCATATCGAGTAAGACGCGTATAAGATGGACTCAGGATCTTCATGAGAAGTTTGTTGAATGTGTGAATCGCCTTGGTGGTGCTGATA AGGCAACACCAAAGGCTGTATTGAAGATGATGGACTCAGATGGATTAACAATCTTTCATGTCAAAAGCCATTTGCAGAAATATAGAATTGCTAAGTACATGCCTGACCCAATTCATAATg GGAAATCTGACAAAAGAATCCACATAGAGAATCTTCAAGATCAACATCTTCATCTTGATATGAAGAG TGGAATTCAAATTAGAGAAGCACTTCAACAACAATTAGATGCACAAAAGCTTCTTCATGAACAACTAGAG AATCAGAGAAAGTTGCAGCTGCGAATCGAGGAACAAGGTAGGCAGTTGAAGAAAATGTTTGAAGAGCAACAAAAAGCAACGAATGAACTTTTGAGTTGTCAGAATATAATAACCAAAGATGATACATAA